One Natrinema marinum genomic window carries:
- a CDS encoding DUF7344 domain-containing protein, translated as MSSPPAPETTIAADVLSEPQGRYLLAALLEQGATVPDQSSIETLATEVAATEHGSPIVSDDQCEQTQISLHHHHVPRLVGLGVLNRTTRGDVTLIGLADHSILETDWVRTVLEDPTGDAFPADEDTLDRTLQALREPRRRAVCAVLATRRGAVSVSELAATLTAREKGDEPTAADVSPVEQTHVAASLTHKHLPTLAAAGLVDYDPEASRAALAADAPQWEADWLLEGPLADAIGLERRADRRANTAEDRRETAPAETLGNGDKTIRSGRTVWMLARPPADRTDTSDASSRELTNPAGLSSKPPDSRD; from the coding sequence CACAGGGGCGGTATCTGCTCGCCGCGCTGCTCGAGCAGGGGGCCACGGTACCGGACCAGTCGTCGATCGAGACGCTCGCGACGGAGGTCGCGGCCACGGAGCACGGCTCTCCTATCGTCAGCGACGATCAGTGCGAGCAAACGCAAATCTCCCTGCACCATCACCACGTCCCGCGGCTGGTCGGCCTCGGTGTTCTGAATCGGACAACCCGTGGGGACGTGACGCTGATCGGACTCGCCGACCACTCGATTCTCGAGACCGACTGGGTCCGGACCGTCCTCGAGGACCCCACCGGCGATGCGTTCCCCGCGGACGAGGACACGCTGGACCGAACGCTGCAGGCGCTTCGCGAACCGCGGCGCCGAGCGGTCTGTGCCGTCCTCGCGACGCGACGCGGCGCGGTGTCCGTCTCGGAACTCGCCGCCACGCTCACCGCTCGAGAGAAGGGTGACGAACCGACGGCCGCCGACGTGAGCCCCGTAGAACAGACGCACGTCGCCGCGTCTCTCACCCACAAGCACCTCCCCACCCTGGCCGCCGCCGGACTCGTCGACTACGACCCCGAGGCCAGTCGTGCCGCGCTCGCCGCCGACGCACCGCAATGGGAGGCTGACTGGCTGCTCGAGGGACCACTCGCCGACGCCATCGGGCTCGAGCGACGAGCCGATCGGCGGGCGAACACGGCGGAGGATCGACGCGAAACGGCCCCTGCAGAGACGCTCGGAAACGGCGACAAGACGATACGCAGCGGCAGAACGGTGTGGATGCTGGCGCGACCGCCCGCAGACCGGACGGACACCTCGGACGCGTCGTCGCGGGAACTCACGAACCCCGCCGGCCTGTCGTCGAAGCCGCCCGATTCGCGCGACTGA